In Bacillus rossius redtenbacheri isolate Brsri chromosome 11, Brsri_v3, whole genome shotgun sequence, the DNA window TTTATATAAACCGGAAATAATggcggtttcgatggtcttcaggatagactacacatttccctgtacacttgggcaaataacgcaagttcattggctgctgacttgtaagtcgtctcagctggtttgtttatgattcgataattctttggttgagcgtttataattggttaagattcgtccagatgaacagtaagccaacaaaataatctaaaaagtatatgtatttgaattctaacTATCGCAGAATGAATCCACGAATCTTTCCTACTCTATCCATTTATCCTGATGTGCAAGCTTCTGTAGTTTTCATCAGCACATCTGTATTAATTACACCGCCCAATGATAGcagtttcaaatttatttttctctccaGGGAAGCTGGTTGTAATCCGATGGCTACGGGTCTTCTCTCAGACATCTTCCCTGAAAACAAGCGAGGACTCGTCCTGTCCATCTTCAACTGGGGAATCTACGGTGGATACGGAATCGACTTCCCTATTGGCCGTTACATCCCCAAGCTCGACCTCTGGGGGCTGGTAAGTTTTCGGTCACCGTTttaaaaacataagtaaataaaCAAGGCTGCGCGCACTTACGTATATATAAACCAGTCATTAGTGGCTGGTAGATTTCCCCTTCTTTTTGGATTGAATATGGTTGTATAATATGAATTTAGGTATTTTCATGTTAGTTTATCGTCCTTCGGGATGGAAAACTGTAAATGAATAGAGGCACgtattttttgagaaataatttgaTGTCTCATTAGACTGAAATAAGTTCTGCTCatgctagcgattgtttccttgtaattggcagccgtctgcaagaaacCATTGCCGTGTTTGGCGCGTTTGCTTtcacactggatggctgtgattggtgtgctgacagcatacatgcacctgaaataaacccggcCAACCATGTAACACAGACAAAGCTACAgctttaacacacagctggtctggaaatcttttcgcgaacaTTGTCCTACCAATGAACCAATGAAAATTTCAGTCAAGCGTCAAATGGCGTTtaaattataaccaaaaattttctggtctctacaTGTGTTTAAAGATCTGGAAATTTCATAGATTTATTTGGTCGCAATTTAGATCAAAATTGTATAATTTCATGTTGAGTTATTGAATGATCTGCAGTTATTTAGACGCATCCCTCTACGATCTTTAACAGTCTACTGTAATAAATCAAGCCAATCTCGTACAGTTCACTAAAACCACAAGTTCTCACAACCAAGTTGATCAATGGAGAAGCGCATTCTAGGTCATAAAATAAATCTCTCAGGAGATAAATGGCACTGATTGGCCATTCCACGCTGTGCATTGGTTGGGTCTTCCACCTGGTTGGTATTCCCCTCTCCAATAATTGGAGAACCTTCACAGCTTCTGTGTATACGATGTACCACGATGTTTGGGATCTATGTTGTCTTGTGGCTGCTATAGGCCAATGGATAAATGTAAATTTTCAAtagatttattgaaaaaattttttttacttgttcaATTATCACGTGTATATGTATTAAATATTGCAATCTAGCCTGGTACTAAATAATAGCGTGAATGTGGCAGGACGACTATTAGGAGTCGCAGTTATCTCCAGGCAACACTCTACTTGCCTTAGCCTTTCAGTGGTCTCATTAGTCAGTACCAAGATCACATCCTCTGGTGGGTTATACGTAATTGGGtaattacttttttgtttattaccTTCTCAGAATAGTGTGTCAAGAACATTGTAGTCTAAAAATCAATTTATAGCGgacatatataattaatataatagtTAAAGACCATTACAAAATAGAATATTTCCACATAATTATGATCAAATCTTTTCTGAGAAATGCTAGTCATTTATGTAACTTTCACTATCTTCTAatcatgatttttaaaatattatcacaTTTTGCGAGAGGTATATATTTATAGGTATGGCACAGGCCTGTAAAAACCAAAGTACAGCCATTTATACACAGTCCTTCATTTTAAGTCCATTAAGATACGTAATTTTACTGTAGTAAAGATTTTCTAGAACTCtaaagttttctttgataaaaCCAATAATTACTAAGACTGGTAATGAACAAATATGACCGTATtcatgcaggggcgtagccaggggaggttttaggggttaaaccccaccccccccttagcagctaatctttaattaatttcttattcatcactcaaacaaatttcatattaaaattaatatttttttatcattacaatatttaaatttaagaaccgaaaactgctaaaatagcattaattacaccttaaaatccaaattttcccgggggagcacccccggaccccccgctttaatatgggggggggggcccatgcttcttaacacccccccccccatacacaaatcctggctacgccactgtatccATGTGAGAATCCACGAGTTACGCCTGCAGTGTAGTAGTGGCTGTGTTGGGCGCAGGGCTGGCGCGTGTGCTACTACGGCGCCGGCATCGCGGGCTTCATCGTCATGTTGCTGCTGGCCTTCACGGTGCGGGAGCCAGAGCGCAAGGCCATCGGCGAGGAGAGCGCGCGCGCGGGCGGCGACCAGACCCCGAGCCAGACCCGCGCCCCGGCCGACTGGCGCGTGCTGCTGCAGCCGCGCGTCGTGGCGCTCTGCCTCGCCGCCTCCATCCGGCACACAGGTGCGTGATAACCTCTTACAACCCGCGGAGATGCCACCTGCATGATAGTCGCCTGGGGTGCCCCTGTGTgcgggcttcccgcttcactcgtcTGCACTGCGCGTAGCCAGACCTGCCAGGCGCGTGACTCGCGGAGATGCCACCTGCCTGATAGTCGCCTGGGGTGCCCCTGTGCgcgggcttcccgcttcactcgtcTGCACTGCGCGTAGCCAGGCCTGCCAGGCGCGTGACTCACGGAGATGCCACCTGCATGATAGTCGCCTGGGGTGCCCCTGTGTgcgggcttcccgcttcactcgtcTGCACTGCGCGTAGCCAGACCTGCCAGGCGCGTGACTCACGGAGATGCCACCTGCATGATAGTCGCGGCGCCTGGGGTGCCCCTGTGTgcgggcttcccgcttcactcgtcTGCACTGCGCGTAGCCAGGCCTGCCAGGCGCGTGACTCGCGGAGATGCCATCTGCATGATAGTCGCGGCGCCTGGGGTGCCCCTGTGCgcgggcttcccgcttcactcgtcTGCACTGCGCGTAGCCAGGCCTGCCAGGCGCGTGACTCACGGAGATGCCATCTGCATGATAGTCGCGGCGCCTGGGGTGCCCCTGTGTgcgggcttcccgcttcactcgtcTGCACTGCGCGTAGCCAGGCCTGCCAGGCGCGTGACTCGCGGAGATGCCATCTGCATGATAGTCGCGGCGCCTGGGGTGCCCCTGTGCgcgggcttcccgcttcactcgtcTGCACTGCGCGTAGCCAGACCTGCCAGGCGCGTGACTCGCGGAGATGCTATCTGCATGATAGTCGCGGCGCCTGGGGTGCCCCTGTGCGCGGGCTTCCCTCTTCACTCGTCTGCACTGCGCGTAGCCAGGCCTGCCAGGCGCGTGACTCACGGAGATGCCATCTGCATGATAGTCGCGGCGCCTGGGGTGCCCCTGTGTgcgggcttcccgcttcactcgtcTGCACTGCGCGTAGCCAGGCCTGCCAGGCGCGTGACTCGCGGAGATGCCACCTGCCTGATAGTCGCGGCGCCTGGGGTGCCCCTGTGTgcgggcttcccgcttcactcgtcTGCACTGCGCGTAGCCAGGCCTGCCAGGCGCGTGACTCACGGAGATGCCATCTGCATGATAGTCGCCTGGGGTGCCCCTGTGTgcgggcttcccgcttcactcgtcTGCACTGCGCGTAGCCAGACCTGCCAGGCGCGTGACTCGCCTGCTCGCTTTAGCGATCCGAGAAACTGGCTGCTTTTGCTGATGATTGCTATTTGCTGGACTATCTTTGGAGATGTTGTCGCGGTCGCTTTGTGGCCTACTACGAACGGTCTGTCGCTAAGCTAACTCAAGACTGTCGTTGTCAACTGTTGATTCCCAGGCGGCGAAAAGTGCTTAGAACTGAATGctgattttgtttaaaaatgaagtatatatgtagtaaactaaaactgtctgTAAAAACCTTTTTCTTCACGAGTGAGGCGCAAGCatcttttattaaatgtttatttaattagtaattaaGAATTGTTTATACATAAATAACATGTTTACTCTCTCTGTGCATCGAAATAAGATCCAGGATGGATTGGGTAACCAAACatttaaagtaaacaattttttaattaattttttggatttttttcggaaatattctgtcgaaaattaaagatttcaagattacggtcaaggtcaaggtcaaggtcatgacctctgatGAGGCTTCTGAGGAATATTGCTCCTTTCCGAAGAATTTTGGCctctccaaattaaaaaaaaatcggaacaTTTTCCCTGAAAACGGGAacttttttcctcaaaatagggaaatattaggaattttgagtccaagatggccgtagtgacgtcacaatacaaaatGGCTGACACTGACACCACCAGTACACACTGGAACCAGCGccagtaaataatattatatactactatgatgcatataatgaaaagaaaattttataacCATATTGCCTGCATGTTTAAAAGTTTCAGAAACACTTTacttaattatattacttaaaatatGGAGGGTTGGCAAcacgaaaattttaaaatttgccaaaGCTTGTGATGCAATGTTACGTTTTGGATactttaaagataaatatttgaaaacataGTAGTATTTTAATTGTTCAATATTGCATTTATTGCGGCTTTGTGAATAATATCGGCCCCAGTTCTGGGCTTGGTCCTCGCTAGGGGAGTGCGTGCCTCATAATTGACGGCAGTTTGTTCCCCAGGTGGGCTGTGCTTCGCCTACAACTGCGACCTGTACTACCAGAACTACTTCCCCACGGAGGACCTGGGCTGGTGGCTGTTCATCGTCACCTTCGGCATCGGCAGCATCGGCGTCATCGTGGGCGGAGTCATCTCCGACAAGTTCGTCGCCCGGATGGGCATCAAGTCACGGGTGGCCGTGCTCGCTCTCAGCCAGGTCTGCATCCGCACTGCCCGTCGGATCACACGAGTCCGTGCGCTATTCATCCAGCTGTCGTATTTCCCGCCCTTTCGCCATTGCTGACATCCGACATGTGCGATGTGGATAAGTCAGCGCAGTGTTGTTTGACGCAGCGTGCCGTGCGTGTGTGCGCCTTCACCCCGACCCGGCACTAACCGAGCCGCTTGTGTTCTGGTCATTTTCTTGTGGATTCCGGCCGCCAGGTCGCAGCACTGCGCTGTCGCCATCTTAGTTCACTCAGAGTTTATCGTTCATTCAGTTCAGTATTTCCTTTTTTCTGGCGGGTTACGTTTTACATCTCACAGGGACATTTCCGTAATTAGTGGTGGAAGCAGATGGGAGATTGTTTGGGAGatatgttatgaaaaaaatttgctAAATATCAATGGAGACAGTGTGTCACTATGGAGAAGCCATGTCGCTCACTGATACTACTGCAGGCCAATATGTCGGTCTGTTAGTGTGAATAGTAATGTAATGTATTCAAATATatgttactaaatatttttttaacccccccACTTATTTGTGTCTATTCCTCTATGTAAtgatttgttgaattttttttccaaatagaaCAGTTTGTCACAACTGGTTTTAAGTACAATTGTAACCCCGCCccctaattatttttataatgatttttttctaaatatattaattaaattattgagtttttaacagtgtacataaATAATTGTGTGGTTTCTTGATGAGGATTCCAACGTTGACTTATAATGACGTTTCAACAGCTGATCGCTACCCCCGGCGCGTTCGGCAGCGTGTATGCTGATCCTCTGTGGGCTATGATCACTCTCGCCATCTCCTACTTCTTCGGTAAGTCTTCCCGAACGCTGGAATTACTATAAATGCTTCGTGTAACTTGCCTCAAATCTGAAAACTCTGAAAAGGGCAAACCAATGGTCAATAGTGCGTGCCGAACGTCTGGCGTGCTGTCAACGCGGTACGAATAACGAGAGGGGTAAGCATGAGGGAAGGGAATACCATCAGTGGGGCGTGGCCAAGGAGGTTGGAAAAATCCTTGGGCATGCCATTTTCCTTCAAGTACTACACCCATTCAGTATACCAGTGTCTTTGCAATGAGTAATGTTTTCAAAAGAATTATTGGATTCCACTGGTACTTCTCTTGAGaaccattacatttttttactttGCGCTGTCATTTTTGTGCAGTTAAATACATACTTGTTTTCTctccattatatatatttttgtgtaatttattttctgtttaatttttaaaatcatttggaaaattATTATACCTATTCACTTTTGACCACTTTCAAGTAATATTCTACTTTTTCGGAGTCTGTTTAGTTTTATTGTATTGAAAATTAAcacaataaatcaaatatttaattcaaatgtACATCTTTACACATAAGGCAGCAGTACTAGATGTAATTGTCAGTAGGAATAACAAACCTGCAGTCCACAGCAGCTGGCTACCTCTAATTAACGTACATTATAGTCCTAATTGTTTATTTTCGCAGTTGGTGTAAAAAAAGGCCAAAAGTCTTTGTAATTATCGTCACTTGCGTGAATCTTTACGCCCATGATATAACCCTAAGAGAACgtgtgttgaaaatatttgtgagagaAGGAGAAATTCAGGGCGGTATAGCGTTTGAATGGTAGTTCCAGCCTTAAACAGTGTAAACAGTGGCACTGATGGAAAGATGCTGGGACCCCGTGGTGTTGCAGCCGAGATGTGGTTCGGCATCGTGTTCGCCGTGCTCGTGGAGATCATCCCGCTGTCGATGCGCTCCACGACCATCGGAGTGTTCCTGTTCGTCATGAACAACATCGGCGGCAACCTTCCCATCCTGGTCGACCCTGTGTCCAAGGCGCTGAGCTTCCGCGAGTCGCTCTACATCTTCTACGTCGGCGCCTACCTCCTCAGTGAGTTACACTTCAACCAGTACTGCTCAGCACTGATCCCACGGACGGACTCAAAATTTCACGTTTCCGTTTACCGCTAAGATATACTCCTTCATACTctgtatactcaggaaaatgttacctgttaattggctactgacttttGAGACGTCGTAACTGCGCAGCTGGCCCAGAATCCTGCGCAGAAACAATGAGCCAACATAAAATAGTACAGAGGTAACACGAACaaagaacccgcgaatttttccgttctctaaccattgctattttttttacaagaattgACCACAAAGATGCACACACGCAGAGAACAAGCAGGGCTGTCAAACGCTGGGGGAGAGGAGTGAGGGAGGGAATCCCCGAGGTCCTTTCTGAGTTCCAAGCTCCAGTTTCGAGATCATTTTAATGCTTGGGTTTGCCCAATGATGACAATTGCAAGTCTGTTGTTAATATTATTCATAGGAAAGAATACAAGTAATGCGATACCCATTATTCATGTTACAGTTATGGCCAAAGTAacgtgtacattatttttttaatcttggtGTTTTTAAAACTTGTGTGCCCCCGGACCCATGATTCCTGTCGTTGTCTGAGAACATGTCGTTGCTGTGCTGTCCATAGTTAGATGCTATTctgtatttactgtattttttgtaactGTCTCTTCAGTCTGCCCACAGTGCTCGtctgtattttaaattttctaagcTTGTTAAAGTTCGTACACGGAATACCCCTTATCGTTGGCGCACATGTTATTTGACACACCCTCAAGGAATAGAGACCAATGAAATATTACTGAACCACAAGGCAATAACGCGTATTTTGCTGGTCTCTAGCTTGCGTACTTGGTGTTAAACGTTTCAGAAAAATTGAAACTCAAGTTTTGTACTTCGTTTAGATGATTAAGTGAAATTACAACGAAAagatatagtaaaaaaaaatcataaaatggtGGCAATCATTTACTAAACATGGTAGCATACATGTATACATTACTTGGCGTAGTTATTTCTTACAAAATAACGGACGTCCTTAAACACTCTTGCTGCGTTCTCGCTGGCTCAGTAATAATGTTATTTACATATGCACGTCTTTTGTTCCGATTTACGGAAACATCTATCTCTTCATGTTTCAAACATAGTaggaaaacattatttaaatgattttttcaaCATAATATGTGGACGTACGTCATTGCTGGTCTAAACTGACTTAAACCAGTTATGGTGTACActgaaaaaattgtattaaatcgtaGTATTAATATGAGGTAATACTCATATTTTATACAAATGACCCAATTTATGGTCCCATTTTAATGACTTATTCGTCAATATAACCACCAGAAACTTGTAATGTTAGGTATGTTTATAGCACTTATTTTTGGTAATGAAATTACACATATTATTTACTAGATTAAACGTAAAGTATTGCGTCTGTTTGCGAGTGAAAATTAAGACGAAATGTGTGCGGTTACAGATaaatatttgaactttttttcaacAAATCTGTTACAATACAATAGAAACAAAATGTGATATATTAATTCTGTTACGTGATTTTCACCATTCCCTTAATAATAAGAAGCGAGTCTGTGTTCGGGATATGCTCATAAGGTGGAGATAATGTCACCTTGTCCTAAttttatgtttccaaaatgaGTTACTTGTGATAAAACACATGCCGAACATTTCGTGTAaaaaactgttgtttttttttttattctggcaTTTCGTGATTTATTTGCAGGCTCCGTCATGTTCCTCGGGACCGTGTTTCTGATGGACCCGGCGCCAGCGAGCAAAGAGAAGTCCGCCGAGACGGGATTCGACAACGCAGCTTTCTCCATGGAGAGGATAGCTAGCGGGCAGAATGTCGCCGAGAGGAGCAAGCACTGAGAACACGATGTTATGACATGCGCCAACACGTACCGACACGAACCGAACAGTTGCGAATTTCAACTGGAGTCTGTTCCTACATCGTGTCGTGAGGATGGGTCAGGAGAGGGGACAGGGGATGGCCAGGCATGTTGTTTGTCCTGCCGATGGTCTGCGCCTTGTCTGCTTTACACCCAAACAGCGGCTCAAGTGCAGTGTTTGTATGTGGAAACAGCCTTAAAGGTCTGTATTATATGGATGTGATACTGTTGTACGGGGCAAATCTAACTCATACTTATGAACCATGATCAGGCGTACCCTAGCAAAGTTTTAGGGTGTTTAGACTTGACGATGGTGAGATAAAATGTGACTATGTCCCAGCATGCCATAGCCGAAATTTTAACTTCATGGTCTAAGGATGTTAGCTTACGTGTTGATCAGAATGGACTTTTACCAATCgtaaaaaaatgaacaaatatgaCGAATCAAAGTTACATTCCAATGAATTTCAAGATGTATTCGTTAAGAATCTATAATATCCAGTGGCGGACGCAGAAAGTATGAGGGGGTATATGAGGAGGCGGTTTCCTGGTGAAGgcagaaagttatttttaatggcAAGGCGAGCTGTTATGTCACCTGAaatcacaaaccacaaaggcAGTTATGCATGTTGATAATGATAATGTAACTCACTAAACTGCTTGTTGTTGACGTAAGGTTTTTGAATacaaattcttattttatttaatccCCTTCCAAAATAAATTCCTGTATCCACCACTGAGACTATCAATATGTGGTCATTACTTATAGATGTTTATAAAAGTCCTTTTATCTTAggtcttaaaatgttttaaaaatgccATTCTTTGATCACTTTATAAAGGTTGTTAATATAAGCAACGTGTACTTattatcagttttttttctttggaacaTCCCGTTTTCCAAATTAAACTTTCCGCTTCCTTTCACGGTAATATGTCTTAGGCTTTGTTCGCGTAGGCCTTACGTAATGTAACTTCTGAACTGAAATGTGCAGTGGATGTATATGAAAATTGTCGTGGGTACAGACATTACAAAGGTGGTAAATATTATGTACCACCCCAACGAATAAGTACAATGTCTATAGTTTTTTGAAAAAGTgtacattaaatataatttataagctttcaattaatttttcagaaaaaaatattattataagaGTAGCAGGCCTACACAACTATTGTCCGTGGTCACTTAGCGAAGGCTACACTGTTTTAGGTCAACATTACAGATGCAATCTTAGGAGAATAATACATTAAATATGGCGTTTTCCAAGTCATCCGTAACAAAGGTGAACTCTTTGCATTCGAAATGGCTCGAAACTACAAGCCAAGAAATATATTTGTTCGGTTTTCAATCTAAATTCATTGTACCTATGTGTCTTCTGTTTTTGCTAGATAATATGCAATTTTGTTTGAGAATCGCATTACTTGGTTATGCAGAACCTAAGTCGGGATGCTACGTTATGAAATTCCGAATTCCCGCCCACTAGCCACTTCTGCCCCTTCCACTCCACACCCGAGCGGTTGGGGAAGGTCTAATGCACAACTTTACAAACTTCCACGGTTTAATACTCCAAATATTATTGTGATCTGAGcgtattgcataatttttaaggTTTCGAAAGACTTCTATTTATCAGTGTAAAATTAAACGTTAAAAATATCACTAATCTAAACaatccccacccccccccccccgcccctacTCACTAATCCTCTTTCGATGACCCTGGGTGCAGGAGTTGCATTTACCCCATTAGAACGGGTTGGTTGCAGTGACTGTCGGCGGCTAGGACGCCCTGTTACTGTTTGGCTGCAGAAGTCGTGGAAGGTACAGCCTGTGCGatcaaagcctttgatacttctCCGCTTGGCTGGCAACAAGCGAATAAGCACCTGAGTCAGGTCTGCTACGATGCAGCCTTGAAAACACTCTTTCTTGCTTGTACCATGTGAGACCTGTACATCACATCACTTACTTATTAAATTgttattgtgttttaaaaaaaaactagcattcatagtttttttttgtaacaaaaatctCTCATCATGAACATAGCtttctaaaattaaattgttaGATTTATATACCTGTtgtgaattgtaaattatttttagtgattaataaaaaacttttaatacattGGTGCAATTATATTAAAAGATGAT includes these proteins:
- the LOC134537107 gene encoding MFS-type efflux pump MSMEG_3705, with protein sequence MRALMEKARFLYKPYVLAVVSLSYMVAEVGHFLIGVTSKATATDIHYGDISCQLNNTELTAAEIPVRCDNATSPETCANLTLNGSSYCEWTYNGLGIDYQILAGPSFIAVYTVMGVVLGVLADRYNRVRSLAICTFIFSIAILLSGAVQSYWQLVILRLLLAVGEAGCNPMATGLLSDIFPENKRGLVLSIFNWGIYGGYGIDFPIGRYIPKLDLWGLGWRVCYYGAGIAGFIVMLLLAFTVREPERKAIGEESARAGGDQTPSQTRAPADWRVLLQPRVVALCLAASIRHTGGLCFAYNCDLYYQNYFPTEDLGWWLFIVTFGIGSIGVIVGGVISDKFVARMGIKSRVAVLALSQLIATPGAFGSVYADPLWAMITLAISYFFAEMWFGIVFAVLVEIIPLSMRSTTIGVFLFVMNNIGGNLPILVDPVSKALSFRESLYIFYVGAYLLSSVMFLGTVFLMDPAPASKEKSAETGFDNAAFSMERIASGQNVAERSKH